From Microcoleus sp. FACHB-831, a single genomic window includes:
- a CDS encoding GAF domain-containing protein — MTEHNLPPNIDKIFDDNSTPEAVFSALLPTLGEMLQCDRIFLYLRDPHTRLGKVPYYWLRTPEYPKIFDSTWNKEPESLPKEDPLFAAALRTDPSVFVEDVETADPSVVNKSFEQREFGHRALVHAHLCQDGHMWGILQPCVFGQPRVWTEEEHSIITALTEKLAPLAVAYVQSNKPDGA, encoded by the coding sequence ATGACAGAACACAATCTACCCCCAAATATAGATAAAATTTTCGACGACAACAGCACGCCAGAGGCTGTGTTTTCCGCCTTACTTCCTACTTTGGGTGAGATGTTGCAGTGCGATCGCATTTTTCTCTATTTACGCGATCCGCATACACGGCTGGGTAAAGTACCTTATTACTGGCTTCGTACTCCTGAGTACCCCAAAATTTTTGACTCTACCTGGAACAAAGAACCAGAATCTTTGCCAAAAGAAGACCCCCTATTTGCTGCGGCGCTGCGTACAGATCCCTCTGTTTTTGTTGAAGATGTTGAGACAGCTGACCCCTCTGTTGTTAATAAATCATTCGAGCAAAGAGAATTTGGGCATAGAGCATTAGTCCACGCTCACCTGTGTCAAGATGGCCATATGTGGGGAATTTTGCAACCGTGTGTTTTTGGTCAGCCAAGAGTGTGGACAGAGGAAGAACACTCTATTATCACTGCACTTACAGAAAAGCTTGCACCGTTAGCTGTTGCCTATGTGCAGTCTAACAAACCCGATGGAGCTTAG